From Hippea alviniae EP5-r, the proteins below share one genomic window:
- a CDS encoding nitrate/sulfonate/bicarbonate ABC transporter ATP-binding protein, translating to MEIIKLENINMIFPISKSESLTVLENISLSIEEGKIVSILGPSGCGKSTLLRIITGLLKPTKGKVFYKGKVQSGVNDKMAMVFQNFALFPWKTVWDNIAIGIRNREIRNKDEMIKRVIDIVGLEGFEDVYPKSLSGGMKQRVGIARALVSNPEILCMDEPFSALDVLTAENLREELMDLWLSRKTSLKGIVIVTHNITEAVYMSDEIIIMASRPGRVQLVYKNKLSYPRDQNSADFLKIVDAIRNYLTKNIIPDEPYTKIHEQLLPIPNATVGEVIGLLEVLEDNDGKIEMFELSERINRRFTVAMIIATAAELMGFVQTPFRYIVLTNTGRKFLDADINERKEIFRTELLKLPIVKIFVKFIKENNGSINSKEAKKFLRKKLPKEKPNSVLKPLLNFCMYAEILDYDSRDDEISINPDIPIKI from the coding sequence ATGGAGATAATAAAACTTGAAAACATCAACATGATATTCCCTATATCAAAAAGTGAATCTTTAACCGTTCTCGAAAACATAAGTCTATCTATAGAAGAAGGAAAAATAGTGTCCATATTAGGTCCGTCTGGATGTGGAAAATCAACTCTATTAAGAATAATCACAGGACTTCTAAAACCAACAAAAGGGAAAGTTTTTTACAAAGGCAAAGTTCAAAGTGGTGTTAATGATAAAATGGCTATGGTATTTCAAAACTTTGCTCTATTTCCATGGAAAACCGTATGGGACAATATAGCCATAGGCATAAGAAACAGAGAGATAAGAAACAAAGACGAGATGATAAAAAGGGTTATTGATATAGTAGGTCTTGAAGGTTTTGAAGATGTATATCCAAAAAGCTTGTCAGGTGGTATGAAACAAAGAGTTGGTATAGCCAGAGCTCTTGTATCAAATCCAGAAATATTGTGCATGGATGAACCTTTTAGTGCTCTCGATGTTCTGACAGCTGAGAATCTAAGAGAAGAGTTGATGGACTTATGGCTCTCAAGAAAAACATCACTTAAAGGAATTGTAATAGTAACTCACAATATAACAGAAGCCGTATACATGTCCGATGAGATAATAATAATGGCCTCAAGACCCGGTAGGGTTCAATTGGTATACAAAAACAAACTATCATATCCAAGAGACCAAAATAGTGCCGACTTTCTGAAGATAGTTGACGCCATAAGAAATTACTTAACAAAAAACATAATACCCGATGAACCCTACACAAAGATACATGAGCAACTTCTACCTATACCGAATGCCACCGTAGGAGAAGTTATAGGACTGCTCGAAGTATTAGAAGATAACGATGGAAAAATAGAAATGTTCGAATTATCAGAAAGGATAAACAGAAGATTTACCGTAGCAATGATTATAGCAACTGCGGCTGAACTTATGGGATTCGTCCAAACACCCTTCAGATACATAGTTTTAACCAATACAGGAAGAAAATTCTTGGATGCTGACATAAACGAACGAAAAGAGATATTTAGAACCGAATTACTAAAACTTCCCATAGTAAAAATATTTGTAAAATTCATAAAAGAAAACAATGGAAGCATAAATTCCAAAGAAGCAAAAAAGTTCTTAAGAAAGAAACTACCTAAAGAAAAACCAAATTCTGTCTTAAAACCCCTTCTGAATTTTTGCATGTATGCAGAGATTTTGGATTACGACTCTCGAGATGATGAAATTTCTATAAACCCGGATATACCAATAAAAATATAA
- the speB gene encoding agmatinase — protein MNYYCSNPNLKKSRIVLVGVPYDGTSTFRPGSRFAPASIREASYGIESYSPYQDKDLRDIRFYDIGDIPLSYSDVNLNLEIIESFIHKIITKGRRVLALGGEHLISYPIIKAHKRKFKDLVVIQLDAHSDLIDSYRAEKFSHATVMRRTAEVVGFENLYQLGIRSMVREDKLLPLRDKNMCMLDLSKAKEFLDEIKDKPIYLTVDLDVLDPSVFPGTGTPEPGGITYKELLNFLLKLKDKRLIGADVVELSPHYDPSGVSSIVAASIVRELLLLIKS, from the coding sequence ATGAATTATTACTGCAGTAATCCCAATTTAAAGAAATCACGTATTGTTCTGGTGGGTGTGCCTTATGACGGTACATCCACCTTTAGACCTGGTTCTCGCTTTGCTCCAGCATCCATAAGGGAAGCATCATACGGCATAGAATCATACAGTCCTTATCAAGACAAGGATTTGAGAGATATAAGGTTTTATGACATTGGCGATATTCCGCTCTCATATTCTGATGTTAATCTAAACCTTGAAATAATAGAGAGCTTTATCCACAAGATAATTACAAAGGGCAGAAGGGTTTTAGCTTTAGGTGGTGAACACTTGATAAGCTATCCAATAATAAAAGCTCACAAAAGGAAGTTCAAGGATTTGGTCGTTATTCAGCTTGATGCACATAGCGACCTTATAGACTCATACAGGGCAGAAAAATTCTCTCATGCGACGGTTATGAGAAGAACAGCCGAAGTTGTAGGCTTTGAAAATCTATATCAGCTCGGTATAAGAAGTATGGTAAGGGAAGATAAACTCCTGCCTTTAAGAGATAAAAATATGTGCATGCTTGATTTGTCAAAAGCTAAAGAGTTTTTGGACGAGATAAAAGATAAACCCATCTATTTAACGGTGGACCTTGATGTGCTTGACCCTTCTGTTTTTCCAGGAACTGGAACGCCAGAGCCAGGTGGTATCACATACAAAGAGCTTTTAAACTTCCTTCTCAAACTTAAAGACAAAAGACTAATCGGTGCAGATGTGGTTGAGTTATCACCACATTACGACCCAAGCGGTGTATCATCTATCGTTGCTGCAAGCATAGTAAGAGAGCTTCTGCTTCTTATAAAGAGTTAA
- a CDS encoding EamA family transporter, producing MRGNKTKGLVEMFFATFIWGSIPLFSIWTNLPSPVFVFFRVLFAFPFIFFYSLRKLGKKELIRIKPAFPLVISGIVLSLNWIFFFWAINLTDITTAVVLYYFGPVFSIILAVVFLKEPLTKTLILATLFAFFGAFLTFLPSFSYSSASFFGSLIALVSGFLYGLLGFISKITTAKHSSLKITVYQIFISLFFTMPFVFFFKFGLNLTVLFLLVITGVVHTALALFLWYDSLNYIKVSTSAVFSYLDPFFAIVLGFLILHQKPSLIQLIGGILIAISGVVVSMEEGK from the coding sequence ATGAGGGGGAATAAGACAAAAGGTTTAGTTGAAATGTTTTTTGCTACTTTTATATGGGGTTCAATCCCGCTTTTTTCCATATGGACCAATCTTCCTTCGCCTGTGTTTGTGTTTTTCAGAGTTTTATTTGCTTTTCCTTTTATTTTTTTCTATTCTTTAAGAAAGCTTGGCAAAAAAGAATTAATTAGAATTAAACCCGCTTTTCCCTTAGTAATATCGGGGATAGTTCTTTCTCTTAACTGGATTTTTTTCTTCTGGGCTATAAATCTTACAGATATAACAACAGCTGTTGTGCTTTACTATTTTGGTCCTGTTTTCAGTATTATTCTGGCTGTTGTTTTTCTTAAAGAGCCTTTGACAAAAACCCTTATTCTGGCTACATTGTTTGCATTTTTCGGTGCTTTTCTAACCTTTTTACCATCTTTTAGCTACTCGTCGGCTTCGTTTTTTGGTTCGTTGATTGCTCTTGTCTCTGGTTTTTTATATGGACTTTTGGGATTTATTTCTAAAATTACGACAGCTAAACATTCTTCGTTAAAAATTACGGTTTATCAAATTTTTATCTCGCTTTTCTTTACTATGCCTTTTGTATTCTTCTTTAAGTTTGGATTGAATTTGACGGTTCTGTTTTTGCTCGTTATAACTGGCGTTGTTCATACAGCTTTGGCTCTATTTTTGTGGTATGATTCGCTTAATTATATCAAAGTCTCGACGAGTGCCGTATTTTCTTATCTTGATCCTTTCTTTGCTATAGTTTTAGGTTTTCTAATTCTTCATCAAAAACCGTCCTTGATTCAACTTATAGGTGGGATTTTGATAGCTATTTCAGGTGTTGTTGTGTCTATGGAAGAGGGAAAGTGA
- the speD gene encoding adenosylmethionine decarboxylase, with protein sequence MKALGRHVLAEYFECDRKLLNDPKALEKHLIEAAKAANATVISSSFRTFDPFGVSGVVIVAESHLAIHTWPEYGFAAVDFFTCGDSSNPWKAHEYLKKVLKPSRTEEKEVLRGVLEIENLEFKPFLIHQQQKQKQENNSAAFI encoded by the coding sequence GTGAAGGCACTTGGAAGACATGTTTTGGCTGAGTACTTTGAGTGTGACAGAAAGCTTCTCAATGACCCAAAGGCATTAGAGAAGCACTTAATTGAAGCAGCTAAGGCTGCAAACGCAACAGTGATTTCTTCTTCCTTTAGAACTTTCGACCCTTTCGGTGTAAGCGGCGTCGTAATCGTCGCAGAGTCCCACCTTGCAATCCACACTTGGCCTGAATACGGATTTGCAGCAGTTGACTTTTTTACATGTGGTGATTCATCAAATCCATGGAAAGCACATGAATACTTAAAAAAGGTTCTCAAACCCTCACGGACAGAAGAGAAAGAAGTTCTTCGAGGCGTCTTAGAGATAGAGAATTTAGAATTCAAACCTTTTCTTATACACCAACAACAAAAGCAAAAACAAGAAAACAATAGCGCTGCTTTTATCTAA
- a CDS encoding DNA polymerase, with protein MKDKVYLIDGSSFLYRFFFAIKGLSYKGQPTSAIFGFAKLLLEFENAKPKYIAIFFDTKAKTFREDILETYKKNRPKMPDELSVQIEPTKELIKAFGIPIIELDGFEADDLIATFADKLKHDFEVIVVATDKDLFQLVDNDIKLYDPVKKVLYDREKVFEKLGVYPEQVADFLALVGDSIDNIPGVKSIGPKTASLLLKDYKNLDGILNNLDNLKPKVKNAIEKELNNLPAYKELTVVKRDAPIDVSLNQIEKKDADISKVKEIFLKFGFKSLINQLPEEQTKPEKPTKQEKPILFSQSGSVLLFENGTLKRVEPSVFEIDKNTIAYDIKQLASLGVNFNILPFDIKLACYLVNPDSKGSPDSCFEQIDDEIYLKVAKANNFHDKLAKVYEPLKNYIKENNLEFLLKEVETPLSIVLFEMEKTGIKIDVDYLISFKNELEDKLSRIENSIYALAGEIFNINSTKELQRILFEKLKIKPIKKTKTGYSTDSESLQVLSEKYEIAGLIITYRAIAKVISTYIIPFLEKVDKNNRIHTTFNQTLTSTGRLSSSNPNLQNLPAGDDELHLGIRKSVIAEKGYKLICSDYSQIELRVLAELSKDETLIEVFKNDEDIHTQTAVKLFGVHKSMVDHNLRRMAKTINFGILYGMGYVSLAKTLNIPKDKAKQIIEKYFERFGKVKEYIENTIEKTIKQGYVQTYFGRRRYFFNINSSNKRLAEFEKRAAVNATIQGTAADIIKIAMVKLNEKLKDKDAKIVLQVHDELLIEAKEEIADEIAELTKETMENVVNFSIPLKTHTKIADNWHEAK; from the coding sequence ATGAAAGATAAAGTTTATCTTATCGATGGCAGCTCGTTTTTATACAGGTTCTTTTTTGCAATCAAGGGTTTGTCTTATAAAGGTCAACCCACTTCGGCTATCTTTGGCTTTGCCAAGCTACTTTTAGAGTTTGAGAACGCAAAACCTAAATACATAGCCATATTCTTTGACACAAAAGCAAAAACATTCAGAGAAGATATATTAGAAACCTACAAAAAGAACAGGCCGAAAATGCCAGATGAGTTGTCTGTCCAGATAGAACCCACAAAAGAGTTAATAAAAGCCTTTGGCATTCCCATTATTGAACTCGATGGATTTGAAGCAGACGACTTGATAGCAACATTTGCCGATAAACTCAAGCATGACTTTGAAGTAATTGTCGTTGCAACTGATAAAGACCTATTTCAGTTGGTTGATAATGACATAAAACTTTACGACCCTGTTAAAAAGGTTCTTTATGATAGAGAAAAGGTTTTTGAAAAATTGGGCGTATATCCAGAACAGGTTGCAGACTTTTTGGCTTTAGTCGGTGATAGCATAGATAATATACCAGGCGTTAAATCCATAGGCCCAAAAACGGCAAGCCTGCTTCTCAAAGATTACAAGAACTTGGACGGCATCTTAAATAATTTAGACAATCTAAAGCCAAAAGTGAAAAATGCCATAGAGAAAGAGCTTAATAATCTTCCTGCATACAAAGAGCTAACGGTTGTAAAAAGGGATGCACCCATAGATGTAAGTCTAAATCAGATAGAGAAAAAGGATGCAGACATATCAAAAGTAAAGGAGATTTTTTTAAAATTCGGCTTTAAATCACTGATAAATCAACTTCCAGAAGAACAAACAAAACCAGAAAAACCAACAAAACAAGAAAAACCAATTCTGTTTTCCCAAAGCGGTTCAGTCTTGCTGTTTGAGAATGGAACACTAAAAAGGGTTGAACCGTCTGTATTTGAGATAGACAAAAACACAATAGCATACGACATAAAGCAACTTGCATCCTTAGGCGTAAATTTTAACATTCTTCCATTTGATATAAAGCTTGCCTGTTATCTTGTAAATCCAGACTCGAAGGGCTCACCAGACTCATGCTTTGAACAAATAGATGATGAAATTTACCTAAAAGTTGCAAAAGCCAATAACTTCCACGACAAACTTGCGAAAGTTTACGAACCTTTAAAAAACTACATAAAAGAAAACAATCTTGAGTTTTTGCTAAAAGAAGTGGAAACACCATTATCGATTGTGCTTTTTGAAATGGAAAAAACAGGCATAAAGATAGATGTCGATTACTTAATATCGTTCAAAAACGAATTGGAAGACAAACTGAGCAGAATAGAGAATTCAATCTATGCACTTGCAGGTGAGATATTCAACATAAACTCAACAAAGGAACTTCAACGAATACTATTTGAAAAGCTCAAGATAAAACCCATTAAAAAAACAAAAACAGGGTATTCAACCGATTCAGAAAGTCTTCAGGTGCTAAGTGAAAAATACGAGATAGCAGGATTAATCATCACATACAGGGCAATAGCCAAGGTGATTTCAACATACATAATACCATTTTTGGAAAAGGTTGATAAAAACAACAGAATCCACACAACATTTAATCAAACACTTACATCAACAGGCAGACTCTCATCTTCAAATCCAAACCTTCAAAACCTGCCCGCAGGCGATGATGAGTTGCATTTAGGCATAAGAAAATCCGTCATAGCAGAAAAGGGATACAAGCTTATCTGTTCAGATTACTCTCAAATTGAACTAAGGGTTTTGGCAGAGCTATCAAAAGATGAGACACTCATTGAAGTATTCAAAAACGACGAAGACATACACACCCAGACTGCTGTTAAACTATTCGGAGTCCATAAAAGCATGGTTGACCACAATCTAAGGCGAATGGCAAAAACGATAAACTTCGGGATTTTATACGGCATGGGATATGTATCACTTGCAAAGACACTAAACATACCAAAAGACAAAGCAAAGCAGATAATAGAGAAATACTTTGAAAGGTTTGGCAAAGTTAAAGAATACATAGAAAATACAATTGAAAAAACCATAAAACAGGGTTATGTGCAAACATATTTTGGAAGAAGGCGATACTTTTTCAATATTAACAGTTCAAACAAACGATTGGCAGAGTTTGAAAAAAGAGCTGCAGTAAACGCAACAATTCAAGGAACGGCAGCAGACATAATAAAAATAGCAATGGTAAAGCTCAACGAGAAGCTCAAAGATAAGGATGCCAAAATAGTTCTTCAGGTTCACGATGAGCTGCTTATAGAAGCAAAAGAAGAAATAGCAGACGAGATAGCAGAATTAACAAAAGAGACAATGGAAAATGTGGTCAACTTCTCAATCCCACTAAAAACACATACAAAAATCGCAGATAACTGGCATGAAGCAAAATAG
- a CDS encoding pyrimidine 5'-nucleotidase produces the protein MRVFLIDVDNTVYPQEAGVFDLVDKRINEYMIKFLGMDPQEVPRKRIEYWHTYGTTMAGLMKHYHIDPHHFLEFTHDVNLNGLVKPNPKLREKLKEIDAVKIAFTNAPLKHAQKVLELVGIIDLFVDIFDIISSDFIGKPHKYPYQKIVELTKAKKYLMADDVEKNIKTANQLGMFTIHISKDGGIGHLNIDKLENVPIEIVNSL, from the coding sequence ATGAGAGTATTTTTGATTGATGTAGATAATACCGTTTATCCACAGGAAGCGGGTGTTTTTGACCTTGTTGATAAGAGAATAAACGAATATATGATTAAGTTCTTAGGAATGGACCCACAAGAAGTGCCCAGAAAAAGAATAGAATACTGGCACACATACGGCACTACGATGGCGGGACTTATGAAACATTATCACATAGACCCACACCACTTTCTCGAATTCACGCATGATGTTAATCTGAACGGGCTTGTAAAACCCAATCCAAAGTTGAGAGAGAAGTTAAAAGAGATAGATGCCGTTAAGATTGCATTTACAAATGCACCACTAAAACATGCCCAGAAGGTTTTGGAGCTTGTCGGAATAATAGACCTGTTTGTTGATATATTTGACATAATTAGCTCTGATTTTATAGGAAAGCCGCACAAATATCCGTATCAAAAGATAGTTGAGCTAACAAAAGCTAAGAAGTATCTAATGGCAGACGATGTCGAAAAAAATATAAAAACAGCAAATCAGCTTGGCATGTTTACTATTCATATCTCAAAAGATGGTGGAATCGGGCATCTGAATATAGATAAGCTTGAAAATGTGCCGATAGAGATTGTTAACTCTTTATAA
- a CDS encoding substrate-binding domain-containing protein, giving the protein MRKLFFGVFVFLFVFSFEGFSCTLYWFTGAGIKKPAERIAKMFEKTHHCKVAIITGGSGQVLNEMLQTKKGAIYTLVDALFLKKAIKHKIVLKYDKILKLTPIFLISKSAESKIRTINDLAKAGVRIAGGDTRAMCLGETFREIMNKLPKELREKIEKNIVVRCLNVFQIVGYVKSGVVDAGIVLDKALVRDTNLKWIDIPEKCNVHRYGYVALIRYSNSEKAKELYNFILKHLNVYREYGFELIKPR; this is encoded by the coding sequence GTGCGCAAGTTATTCTTTGGGGTTTTTGTGTTTCTATTTGTTTTTAGTTTTGAGGGTTTTTCCTGCACGCTTTACTGGTTTACTGGTGCCGGCATCAAAAAGCCTGCTGAAAGGATTGCAAAAATGTTTGAAAAAACTCATCACTGCAAGGTTGCTATTATAACTGGCGGTTCTGGTCAAGTATTAAACGAGATGCTTCAAACTAAAAAGGGAGCTATATATACTCTTGTTGATGCACTGTTTCTAAAAAAAGCTATAAAACATAAAATCGTTTTAAAATATGATAAAATCCTTAAACTCACACCTATTTTTCTTATATCTAAAAGTGCAGAAAGTAAAATAAGGACGATTAATGACCTTGCCAAAGCAGGTGTTAGAATAGCAGGCGGTGATACAAGGGCTATGTGTCTTGGCGAGACATTCAGAGAAATAATGAATAAGCTTCCAAAAGAGTTGAGGGAAAAAATTGAGAAAAATATAGTTGTTAGATGCTTGAATGTCTTTCAAATAGTAGGGTATGTGAAAAGCGGCGTTGTTGATGCTGGTATTGTTCTTGATAAGGCTCTTGTAAGAGACACGAATCTCAAGTGGATAGATATACCGGAAAAGTGCAATGTTCATAGGTATGGTTATGTTGCTTTAATAAGGTATTCAAACTCAGAAAAAGCCAAAGAGTTGTATAATTTTATACTTAAGCATCTTAATGTTTATAGAGAGTATGGATTTGAACTTATAAAGCCCCGCTGA
- a CDS encoding ABC transporter permease produces the protein MLKSENLDTRKLTFYDMAVIGSLILVIILIVSIAERWAEPFVPQAKISLEPINLIKYTLFSMSRGFAAYFLSLVFTFVVGYAAAKNRYLEKIIIPALDILQSVPVLGFLPGLMLALISLFPHTEIGLELVSIIMIFTGQVWNMTFSFYQSLKSVPKELIEAAKVYNMSKLGIFFNVEVPYAMPGLVWNSMMSMAGGWFFLTVCEAFTLGNKTYSIPGIGSYMALAINKGYVAGQIYGILAMIIMIVFIDMVFWKPIIAWSSKFSLKEETDEEKKSLILDILVNSHITRFFREVLLKKLSNSISTKKRKTSPEPINHTGNIKGDFVFNFIILLLTAFAAYELYKLINGISLKEIGRIILCDGITATRVYVSVLLSILWALPIGILIGKNRKISSKVQPIVQILASFPAPLIYPWFVILFPQLNYSSILLMMLGTQWYILFNVIAGASVVPKQLEEASNLFGIKGLRKMINLYIPVVFPYLITGIITAAGGAWNASIVAEYMSVKGRILQAIGIGALINNFTDTGKLHLLAISIIVMSLSVVFINRVVWRPLQKYAAKRFSLE, from the coding sequence ATGCTTAAAAGTGAAAATTTAGATACAAGAAAATTAACATTCTACGATATGGCCGTAATAGGAAGTTTAATACTCGTAATTATCCTAATAGTCTCTATTGCCGAGAGATGGGCCGAGCCGTTTGTTCCACAAGCCAAAATATCTTTAGAGCCAATAAATCTCATAAAATATACGCTATTCTCTATGTCTCGTGGATTCGCAGCTTATTTTCTGTCTTTGGTCTTTACATTTGTCGTTGGCTACGCAGCAGCAAAAAACAGATACCTTGAAAAAATAATTATCCCAGCATTAGACATACTTCAATCTGTACCCGTTTTAGGTTTTTTGCCAGGTTTGATGTTAGCTTTAATCTCTTTATTTCCACACACAGAGATAGGACTTGAACTCGTATCTATAATAATGATTTTTACTGGTCAGGTGTGGAATATGACTTTTAGCTTTTATCAATCTTTAAAATCTGTTCCAAAAGAACTGATAGAAGCAGCAAAAGTTTACAATATGTCAAAATTAGGTATTTTCTTCAATGTGGAAGTTCCTTATGCCATGCCAGGACTTGTTTGGAATAGCATGATGTCAATGGCTGGAGGCTGGTTCTTTCTGACCGTTTGTGAAGCCTTCACACTGGGAAACAAAACCTACAGCATTCCAGGCATAGGCTCATACATGGCTCTGGCAATAAACAAGGGTTATGTGGCTGGTCAGATATATGGAATATTAGCAATGATTATTATGATTGTTTTTATAGATATGGTTTTCTGGAAACCAATCATCGCTTGGTCTTCCAAATTCTCACTAAAAGAAGAGACTGACGAAGAGAAAAAATCATTAATTTTAGATATACTTGTCAATTCCCACATAACACGCTTTTTTAGGGAAGTATTGCTTAAAAAACTATCAAACTCTATTTCCACAAAAAAGAGAAAAACATCGCCAGAACCCATAAATCATACAGGAAACATTAAGGGAGATTTTGTCTTTAATTTTATAATTTTACTTTTAACCGCATTTGCGGCTTATGAACTATACAAACTCATAAACGGCATAAGTTTGAAAGAGATAGGAAGGATTATATTGTGTGACGGTATAACAGCGACACGGGTGTATGTAAGTGTTTTATTATCTATACTATGGGCTCTACCTATTGGTATACTCATAGGCAAAAATAGAAAAATATCGTCAAAGGTTCAACCAATAGTTCAAATTCTTGCATCATTTCCTGCTCCCCTCATCTACCCATGGTTTGTCATCTTGTTTCCACAACTAAACTACTCATCAATCTTGCTCATGATGCTCGGAACTCAATGGTATATCTTGTTCAATGTTATAGCTGGCGCTTCCGTAGTTCCAAAGCAACTAGAAGAGGCATCGAATCTATTTGGCATAAAAGGTTTAAGAAAAATGATAAACTTGTATATACCTGTGGTGTTCCCGTACCTAATCACTGGCATAATAACCGCAGCGGGTGGGGCATGGAACGCAAGCATTGTGGCTGAATACATGAGCGTAAAAGGTAGGATACTGCAAGCTATAGGTATTGGAGCATTAATAAACAATTTCACCGATACGGGAAAACTACATCTACTCGCAATAAGCATAATTGTTATGTCCCTAAGTGTAGTGTTTATTAACAGGGTTGTATGGAGACCGCTTCAAAAATACGCAGCAAAACGATTCTCTTTGGAGTAG
- a CDS encoding pyruvoyl-dependent arginine decarboxylase — MFNRAPNIYTIKAAAAEGFSELNAFDVALLESGVGNTNLVKMSSILPPKCKKVDNIELPLGDLVPVAYAALTSSKKGQRIAAAVAIGIPKDPTKNGLIMEFEDYDITKEQAEEQVRKMAEWGMKYRGYEIERIESIAVDHIVEEHGAVFACVVLWWENK; from the coding sequence ATGTTCAATAGGGCTCCGAATATTTACACCATAAAAGCAGCTGCAGCTGAAGGCTTCAGCGAGCTTAATGCCTTCGATGTAGCACTTTTAGAAAGCGGCGTTGGAAATACAAATTTAGTAAAAATGAGTTCTATTTTGCCCCCGAAGTGCAAAAAAGTTGATAACATTGAGCTGCCTTTGGGAGATTTAGTGCCCGTTGCCTATGCTGCTTTAACATCATCGAAGAAAGGACAAAGGATTGCAGCAGCAGTTGCAATAGGCATACCAAAAGACCCCACCAAGAATGGTTTGATAATGGAATTTGAAGATTACGACATAACAAAAGAGCAGGCAGAAGAACAAGTAAGAAAGATGGCAGAGTGGGGCATGAAATACAGGGGGTATGAGATAGAAAGAATTGAAAGTATCGCCGTTGACCACATAGTTGAAGAACACGGAGCCGTTTTTGCCTGTGTTGTTCTCTGGTGGGAAAATAAATGA